In Dermacentor silvarum isolate Dsil-2018 chromosome 2, BIME_Dsil_1.4, whole genome shotgun sequence, the following proteins share a genomic window:
- the LOC119442399 gene encoding uncharacterized protein LOC119442399 isoform X1 produces MHRGVMYTTRSGRALRYAVLFAALLTRIFCVQAPLEPSTADRRPLDWRVLSALEGAVDALAANMDAVYLDAALGLRVADDRLQKLIDQASDSENNITSKPTERVHVTIEDIRAVQHKTSTLVDIATARVVGRQEASIRQTLARGLLLKGLWKDPTDRRRCVSSADLGRRARAGSARRDRVGV; encoded by the exons ATGCACAGAGGCGTCATGTACACTACGCGAAGCGGACGTGCGCTGCGCTACGCAGTTCTTTTCGCGGCGTTGCTTACGCGTATCTTCTGCGTCCAGGCACCTCTAGAGCCCAGCACTGCAGATCGGCGGCCGCTGGACTGGCGCGTCTTGTCCGCGCTGGAAGGTGCAGTGGACGCGCTCGCGGCCAACATGGACGCTGTGTACTTGGACGCCGCGCTGGGACTGCGCGTCGCTGACG ATCGCCTGCAGAAGCTTATTGACCAGGCAAGTGACAGCGAGAACAACATAACTTCCAAACCAACAGAAAGAGTGCACGTGACGATTGAAGACATTCGGGCCGTCCAGCACAAAACGTCAACTCTCGTGGACATCGCCACTGCGCGTGTCGTCGGAAGACAGGAAGCCAGCATACGCCAGACAC TGGCACGTGGTCTGCTGCTCAAGGGTCTCTGGAAAGATCCCACCGATCGCCGCCGATGCGTTTCGAGCGCGGACCTCGGACGACGAGCCCGAGCTGGCAGCGCCCGACGTGATCGAGTGGGTGTCTGA